The Bacillota bacterium genome includes a window with the following:
- a CDS encoding FMN-binding glutamate synthase family protein, producing MKNNFNLFKMLGLGTLSAVGGVFVSRKAIDFISDKIVYLIMTEKFSKNIWELSTSIQRFNPNILVETELRAHTKSFIERPIGGPRRFKFLQDIFFNIAQLETLPTIRETNIDTSVVIGPQAKQPLHLTIPILAGGMGYGLALTEAYKVAIAKGTSIAGTATNTGLGPWLESERKAAKHLIVQYSRVNWNKEEYILKQSDAIEIQFGHGANAGAGKTKKAEKIGKKLRKRMGLRKGQDAVIHNRIEGVNSEKDLKSLVDYLKDITGGVPVGVKIGAGKYVEGDLEIAVNSGADFVSVDGGEGGTHGSLPILEDDFGLPGMIAAARAAKFWAKHDLKGKVSLLVGGGISTPGECLKMLALGADAVYMGTAILFAVTHTQVLKVVPFEPPPEIAYYHGKKSGKFNIDKGAKSLARFLHATVYEMEEAVKALGKTSTKEVSKEDIVTINKDVAEIAGIDLAFHVLKR from the coding sequence ATGAAGAATAATTTTAATTTATTTAAAATGCTGGGCCTCGGTACCCTATCTGCAGTCGGTGGTGTATTTGTTTCCCGAAAAGCCATTGATTTTATATCCGATAAAATTGTTTACTTGATAATGACGGAAAAATTTAGTAAAAACATATGGGAATTATCTACTTCTATTCAGAGATTTAATCCCAATATCTTGGTGGAAACAGAACTGCGTGCCCATACCAAAAGTTTTATTGAAAGGCCCATAGGCGGGCCAAGAAGGTTTAAATTCCTGCAGGATATTTTTTTCAACATTGCCCAACTGGAGACTTTACCTACAATCAGGGAGACAAACATCGATACCAGTGTCGTCATAGGTCCGCAAGCAAAGCAGCCTCTACATCTTACAATTCCTATTTTAGCCGGTGGCATGGGCTACGGGCTGGCATTAACGGAAGCCTATAAAGTTGCCATTGCCAAGGGAACCAGTATTGCGGGAACAGCTACCAATACGGGTCTGGGGCCCTGGCTGGAATCCGAGAGAAAGGCGGCCAAGCACCTAATCGTACAGTATTCTCGGGTGAACTGGAATAAAGAAGAATATATTTTAAAGCAAAGTGACGCTATAGAGATACAATTTGGTCACGGAGCGAATGCAGGAGCGGGTAAAACCAAAAAAGCTGAAAAGATAGGTAAGAAGCTCAGAAAAAGAATGGGCTTAAGAAAGGGACAGGACGCAGTTATACACAACAGGATAGAGGGGGTAAACTCAGAAAAAGATTTAAAGTCTCTGGTGGATTATCTTAAGGATATCACCGGGGGTGTGCCGGTTGGGGTTAAGATTGGGGCTGGTAAATATGTGGAAGGGGACTTGGAGATAGCAGTGAATTCCGGGGCGGATTTTGTCAGTGTTGATGGTGGAGAAGGGGGAACCCACGGTTCCTTACCCATATTGGAAGATGATTTCGGCCTTCCCGGCATGATAGCTGCTGCAAGGGCGGCAAAGTTCTGGGCCAAGCACGATTTAAAAGGAAAAGTAAGTCTGTTGGTGGGGGGCGGCATTTCCACGCCGGGGGAATGTTTGAAAATGCTGGCCCTGGGAGCGGATGCTGTTTATATGGGAACGGCAATACTTTTTGCAGTTACCCATACCCAGGTTTTAAAAGTAGTACCCTTTGAGCCCCCACCGGAGATTGCTTACTATCATGGTAAGAAAAGTGGTAAATTTAATATCGATAAGGGGGCCAAAAGTCTGGCCCGTTTTCTTCATGCCACAGTTTATGAGATGGAGGAGGCAGTAAAAGCCCTGGGTAAAACGTCAACCAAAGAAGTTTCTAAGGAGGATATTGTCACTATCAATAAAGATGTTGCTGAGATTGCGGGCATAGATTTGGCGTTTCATGTACTTAAGCGTTAA
- a CDS encoding spore germination protein translates to MLRMRKKEKQIGNSGSQTPRTPNQPLSKSVNENLKSLEIIFNNCSDVVFREFLLAQKEQIKLALVYIEGLTDKTQVSEEIMKALSLEVPMATSNTEITKANALHYVKMRGLCIHQVQETRNITDVVNAILSGNTILLVDGHDTAIINSTQGWEKRSIEESKTEIIVRGPRESFVETLRTNTSMLRRKIKNPDLKIETMELGEKTHTKIALFYVAGIVNEGLVEEARKRLSRIKIDGILESGYIEELISDNAYTPFPTMAHTDRPDRVAAYLLEGRIAIMVEGTPVVLTAPSVFMEAIQTPEDYYERSIFMSAIRGLRILGMLLALTLPSLYVAIISFHHEMLPTPLLLSIAAQREAVPLPVFVEVLFMEVAFEIIREAGIRLPRPVGQAVSIVAALIIGEAAVSAGMVAGATIIVVALTAMASFTVYYSGSIAFRMLRFPLIFLAGSMGLFGLISGIIVMVVHMASLRSFGVPYLEPFAPIVPGDLKDSVVRAPWWAIKKRPHLMGQNDPRRAKPGMKPKPPRKG, encoded by the coding sequence ATGCTCAGAATGCGGAAAAAAGAAAAGCAAATAGGAAACAGCGGTAGTCAGACACCCCGCACCCCGAACCAGCCCTTATCAAAAAGTGTAAACGAAAACCTAAAAAGCTTAGAGATCATTTTTAACAATTGTTCCGACGTTGTTTTTCGAGAATTTCTGTTAGCGCAAAAAGAACAAATAAAGCTGGCCCTGGTTTATATTGAAGGGTTAACAGATAAAACCCAGGTTAGCGAAGAGATAATGAAAGCCCTGTCGCTGGAAGTACCCATGGCCACCTCCAACACAGAAATCACTAAAGCCAACGCTCTGCATTATGTAAAAATGAGAGGTCTTTGCATCCACCAGGTTCAGGAAACCCGGAATATTACTGATGTGGTCAATGCTATTCTGTCCGGAAATACCATTTTACTGGTGGACGGGCATGATACCGCCATTATTAACAGCACCCAGGGCTGGGAAAAACGATCTATAGAGGAATCAAAAACCGAAATAATTGTGAGAGGCCCCCGGGAGTCGTTTGTAGAAACGCTTCGCACCAACACTTCCATGCTCCGGCGCAAAATCAAAAATCCGGACTTAAAAATTGAGACTATGGAATTGGGGGAGAAAACCCATACCAAAATTGCGCTGTTCTACGTGGCAGGGATAGTAAATGAAGGGTTGGTGGAGGAAGCCAGAAAAAGGCTGTCCAGGATCAAAATAGACGGTATCCTGGAGTCCGGTTACATTGAAGAGCTTATCTCGGACAACGCTTATACCCCATTCCCTACCATGGCCCATACCGACCGCCCGGACAGGGTAGCCGCTTACCTTTTGGAAGGCCGGATAGCAATCATGGTGGAAGGTACCCCGGTGGTTTTGACCGCACCCAGCGTATTCATGGAGGCCATTCAAACCCCCGAGGATTATTATGAGCGATCTATTTTTATGTCGGCTATACGTGGACTTCGCATACTTGGTATGTTATTGGCACTTACGCTACCTTCACTTTATGTGGCAATTATTTCCTTTCACCATGAAATGCTGCCTACCCCCCTGCTTTTAAGTATAGCGGCACAGCGGGAAGCGGTGCCCCTGCCGGTATTTGTGGAGGTACTGTTTATGGAAGTAGCCTTTGAGATTATCCGGGAGGCCGGTATCCGCCTGCCCCGCCCGGTGGGCCAGGCAGTAAGTATCGTGGCCGCACTGATCATTGGTGAGGCCGCGGTGTCTGCAGGAATGGTTGCCGGCGCCACCATCATCGTAGTGGCTCTCACCGCCATGGCTTCCTTTACTGTGTATTACAGCGGAAGCATAGCCTTTCGTATGCTGCGCTTTCCCCTTATATTCCTGGCCGGGTCCATGGGGCTATTCGGGCTGATATCAGGCATCATCGTAATGGTGGTGCACATGGCCAGCCTGCGCTCCTTCGGAGTCCCGTACCTGGAGCCTTTTGCACCAATTGTGCCAGGGGATTTGAAGGATTCAGTGGTTCGTGCGCCCTGGTGGGCAATTAAAAAACGGCCACACTTGATGGGCCAAAATGACCCGCGGCGGGCAAAACCCGGGATGAAACCAAAACCTCCGCGAAAAGGCTAA